The proteins below come from a single Chitinophaga pinensis DSM 2588 genomic window:
- a CDS encoding ATP-binding protein, whose product MIEHVKPKEATAIINSLLGGVVPKIGLQHITVGRSAEVASFLTALEDVKNGHSMMKFWIGDYGSGKSFMMHLLNTVAMKQKFVVANADFTPENRLYSTENRATLLYTAIIDSLAIQSMPEGGALPTLLEKWIEQIMSETAEELDIDVNDVREEKYVKQLRANMERKLNEVTDIGSFEFNKVIVKYFEAYLREDDELRICALRWLKGEYRNKTHARMELGAREIIDDGNYYNMLKNFCRLFVSMGYNGFIINLDEAINLYKITMSHNREKNYEKLLSMYNDCFQGKVSHLFFNIAGTREFLENERRGLFSYHALKSRLETNKHETNGIRDFAQPVIRLLPLDNTEVFVLLQSLRQIFELNYNTTINIDKEDIRQFMEDIYNKPGAHEFLTPREVIRDFLNVLSIMRQNPDLDKRAFIKKIKIRDERPHDNIKEI is encoded by the coding sequence ATGATAGAGCATGTCAAACCAAAAGAAGCAACAGCTATCATTAATTCTTTGTTAGGCGGGGTGGTACCGAAGATCGGTCTCCAACATATTACTGTAGGCCGCTCAGCTGAAGTGGCATCGTTTCTGACTGCGCTGGAAGATGTAAAGAACGGGCATAGCATGATGAAATTCTGGATTGGTGATTATGGTTCCGGCAAATCATTCATGATGCACCTGCTGAATACGGTGGCAATGAAACAAAAATTTGTAGTAGCGAATGCGGACTTCACTCCGGAGAACCGCCTGTATTCAACTGAAAATAGAGCTACGTTATTATACACTGCCATCATCGATAGTCTGGCCATTCAGTCAATGCCGGAAGGCGGCGCATTACCAACTCTGCTGGAGAAATGGATAGAGCAGATCATGTCCGAAACGGCGGAGGAACTTGATATAGATGTAAATGATGTAAGAGAGGAGAAATATGTGAAGCAATTGCGTGCTAATATGGAACGCAAGCTGAACGAGGTGACTGACATTGGTAGTTTTGAGTTTAATAAAGTGATTGTAAAGTATTTTGAAGCCTATCTCAGGGAAGACGACGAATTGCGCATATGTGCATTGCGTTGGCTGAAAGGAGAATATCGCAATAAGACCCATGCGCGGATGGAACTGGGGGCAAGGGAGATTATCGACGATGGGAACTATTACAATATGCTTAAAAATTTCTGTCGGTTGTTTGTAAGCATGGGATACAATGGATTTATCATTAATCTGGATGAAGCGATTAATCTCTATAAAATCACGATGTCGCATAACCGGGAGAAGAATTATGAGAAATTGTTAAGCATGTATAATGACTGCTTTCAGGGTAAGGTAAGTCATCTGTTCTTCAATATCGCCGGTACGAGAGAATTTCTCGAAAATGAAAGACGTGGATTGTTCAGTTATCATGCGCTGAAGTCAAGACTGGAGACAAACAAGCATGAAACAAACGGTATACGCGATTTTGCGCAACCGGTAATTCGCCTGTTGCCACTGGACAATACGGAAGTATTCGTACTGCTGCAAAGTTTGCGACAGATCTTTGAATTGAATTATAACACTACCATCAACATCGACAAAGAAGACATTCGTCAGTTCATGGAAGATATCTATAACAAGCCGGGCGCTCATGAATTCCTTACGCCCCGCGAAGTGATCCGTGATTTCCTGAATGTACTCAGCATCATGCGACAAAACCCGGATCTGGATAAAAGAGCATTTATAAAGAAAATCAAGATACGGGATGAACGGCCCCATGATAATATCAAAGAAATATGA
- a CDS encoding DEAD/DEAH box helicase produces the protein MTAYEMLSEPIRRYVRDKKWETLRPIQEAAITRILSTDNHYILVSATASGKTEAAFLPVLSAVDFKQPGIQVLYISPLVALINDQFERAELLCKYLDIPVTRWHGESNRSDKMKRIEEAHGILLITPESIEGLFSNRPERGRVLFSNLQFIIVDEVHSFLNTDRGLHLRSLLSRIHALAKTKPARMIGLSATIGDYEAAKQFTGEPDRTKVLVDSTPKQMQAEFVYWPVSAYKGFSDAFINDLYEDTKNSKVLLFPNSRKNVEELASKLRGKAEQHQGHTAWFSHHASLTKEQRHYAEEFAKNSTRQPYCIICTSTLELGIDIGSVDLVVQVDASPSVASLIQRTGRSGRQEGAMSRLLMYATRPWSLLQSIACWELYQSGYVEPLKDRTKPFDILFHQILSIARECYGITRKALVERIMGNAVFKELSKEEITGLITHMVKESFLEDLKRELIVGYKGEAITNSRDFYAMFSSPEKIKVVHAGITIGSIDEEDAYALFPGTCILLATKSWMITDIDRLAGKITVVATNKSGKTFFSSEGMAVHPKIEEKMLELLCTDTLKAELQPDALACLHTLREQFSRVVLHNFESERPVFIHQGFITWFPFAGDRIHSTLAYLLKEVDMHPDTPGMELTLEIGFSNLLPLLKKEILLLPQRISDIMDHSPDTFYTGKWGRYLPLSLKKQYVMEEEFDIKGTAAFIERLKLVKIV, from the coding sequence ATGACGGCCTATGAAATGTTGAGTGAGCCCATTCGCCGGTATGTAAGAGATAAAAAATGGGAAACACTGCGTCCGATACAGGAGGCTGCTATCACGAGGATACTCAGTACGGACAATCATTATATACTTGTATCAGCTACGGCATCCGGCAAAACGGAGGCTGCTTTTCTGCCTGTGTTGTCCGCGGTGGACTTTAAGCAGCCAGGCATTCAGGTATTGTATATTTCACCGTTGGTAGCACTTATCAATGACCAGTTTGAACGGGCGGAACTGTTATGTAAATACCTGGATATACCAGTGACAAGATGGCACGGAGAAAGTAATCGTTCCGATAAGATGAAGCGTATAGAAGAGGCGCATGGTATTCTACTCATCACACCAGAATCAATAGAAGGTTTATTTTCAAACCGGCCAGAACGGGGACGGGTACTCTTCTCTAATTTGCAGTTTATCATCGTTGACGAGGTTCATAGTTTTCTGAATACAGATCGTGGATTGCATCTGCGTTCGTTATTATCGCGTATACATGCGCTGGCAAAGACGAAGCCGGCAAGAATGATCGGACTTTCTGCCACTATCGGAGATTATGAAGCTGCTAAGCAATTCACCGGAGAGCCTGACAGGACAAAGGTACTGGTGGATAGTACGCCTAAACAGATGCAAGCGGAGTTTGTGTACTGGCCGGTAAGCGCCTATAAGGGGTTTAGCGACGCTTTTATCAATGATCTGTATGAGGATACTAAGAACAGCAAGGTTTTGCTGTTTCCCAACAGTAGGAAAAACGTGGAAGAACTGGCCTCAAAACTGCGCGGAAAAGCAGAACAACATCAGGGGCATACCGCGTGGTTTTCACATCATGCATCTTTAACCAAAGAGCAACGGCATTATGCAGAGGAATTTGCGAAAAACAGTACGCGGCAGCCTTACTGTATCATTTGTACTTCTACATTGGAACTTGGTATTGATATAGGTTCTGTAGATCTGGTGGTACAGGTAGATGCCTCGCCTTCTGTTGCATCGCTTATTCAGCGCACAGGGCGTAGCGGGAGGCAGGAAGGTGCTATGAGCCGCCTGTTGATGTATGCCACCAGACCATGGTCCCTGCTGCAATCTATTGCCTGTTGGGAATTGTACCAATCAGGTTATGTAGAGCCGTTGAAAGACAGGACCAAACCTTTCGATATTCTTTTTCATCAGATTTTATCGATTGCCAGAGAGTGCTATGGTATAACCCGCAAAGCATTGGTAGAGCGGATCATGGGGAATGCTGTTTTTAAGGAGCTAAGTAAAGAAGAAATCACGGGTCTGATCACACACATGGTAAAGGAGTCATTCCTGGAAGACCTGAAGCGAGAACTGATTGTTGGGTACAAGGGAGAAGCAATCACGAATTCCCGGGACTTTTATGCGATGTTCAGTTCACCCGAAAAGATAAAGGTTGTACATGCAGGTATAACTATTGGTTCCATTGATGAAGAAGATGCGTATGCGCTTTTTCCTGGCACCTGTATATTGCTGGCCACAAAAAGCTGGATGATCACTGATATAGACCGGCTGGCCGGTAAGATAACGGTGGTGGCGACGAACAAGTCCGGAAAAACATTTTTTTCCAGTGAGGGGATGGCTGTGCATCCTAAGATAGAGGAGAAGATGCTGGAGCTGCTTTGTACAGATACGCTGAAGGCCGAATTGCAACCTGATGCGCTGGCTTGCCTGCATACACTCAGGGAGCAATTTTCACGTGTGGTGCTGCATAATTTTGAGTCTGAACGCCCTGTATTTATTCATCAGGGATTCATCACCTGGTTTCCATTTGCAGGTGACAGAATACACAGTACACTGGCTTATCTGCTGAAGGAGGTCGATATGCACCCGGATACGCCTGGTATGGAGCTGACCCTGGAAATTGGATTTTCAAATTTGCTGCCATTACTTAAAAAGGAGATATTACTATTACCACAGCGTATAAGTGATATCATGGATCATAGTCCCGATACTTTTTATACCGGCAAGTGGGGAAGGTATCTGCCACTCAGCTTAAAGAAGCAGTATGTAATGGAGGAGGAGTTTGATATAAAAGGTACTGCGGCGTTTATTGAGAGATTGAAGCTGGTGAAGATCGTTTAA
- a CDS encoding tellurite resistance TerB C-terminal domain-containing protein, whose amino-acid sequence MAKITTRPVKPAKAAGETPPTEEKRYGKFQLTKRERAWLPLRSETPFQRINECYDMNVRLYITCMRSLNEERQAEGDNVEDYIIRLMKDARVAVHGRHGKDDRYDIYYLLFRKVENAFRRKYHLGRIHDTFLFDREVKKLENSLGVVFNRIVDQHADTIMPASDALQAQFYKRMPKRWADYYNYNVEKSVNADNWQEWLAHIDQMPVPVDKKGAADSFWFWVAKLFGTYDRQVAATFYLKYINAVASEIDINSLSRLKATYGKFVSNEKELKALQLLIKELIQHRDLKAVLAEVPYIYNRKYTSVELDEQAIDKAATKHADTVKVLNKLLAEEEVATVKQPKKATNSQLTPIQTGLLQLFQQHKFTLTKDEVSKYAKSHKLLKNKLIESINDACQELLDDVLIEETGEGYEVLEKYYHKIILV is encoded by the coding sequence ATGGCGAAGATAACTACCCGACCAGTTAAACCTGCCAAAGCAGCAGGCGAGACTCCACCCACAGAAGAAAAACGTTATGGCAAGTTTCAACTCACCAAAAGAGAACGGGCCTGGCTTCCATTGCGCTCAGAAACTCCTTTTCAGCGCATCAATGAATGCTATGACATGAACGTCCGGCTATACATCACCTGTATGAGATCCTTAAATGAAGAGCGACAGGCGGAAGGCGATAACGTCGAGGATTACATCATAAGACTGATGAAGGACGCCCGGGTAGCTGTTCATGGCAGACATGGGAAAGATGACCGGTACGACATATATTATCTGCTTTTCAGGAAGGTAGAAAATGCTTTCAGAAGGAAATATCACCTCGGCCGGATACATGATACTTTCCTGTTTGACAGAGAAGTGAAGAAACTCGAAAACTCGCTGGGTGTCGTTTTTAACAGGATTGTAGATCAGCATGCTGACACGATTATGCCTGCCAGTGACGCTTTGCAGGCACAGTTTTATAAAAGGATGCCTAAACGATGGGCTGATTATTACAATTATAATGTAGAAAAATCTGTCAATGCCGATAACTGGCAGGAATGGTTAGCGCATATCGACCAGATGCCTGTTCCGGTGGATAAGAAGGGCGCTGCAGATTCCTTCTGGTTCTGGGTGGCTAAGTTATTTGGTACATACGACCGGCAGGTCGCCGCTACCTTTTACCTGAAATATATAAACGCCGTTGCCAGTGAAATAGACATTAATTCCCTGTCACGGTTAAAAGCTACTTATGGGAAATTCGTTTCCAATGAAAAGGAATTAAAAGCGCTACAGCTATTAATAAAGGAATTGATTCAGCACAGGGATCTCAAAGCTGTACTGGCGGAAGTGCCTTACATCTATAACAGGAAATATACCTCTGTAGAACTCGATGAACAGGCTATTGATAAGGCGGCCACCAAACATGCAGATACGGTAAAAGTACTCAATAAATTATTAGCAGAGGAAGAAGTGGCTACTGTCAAACAACCGAAAAAAGCCACTAACAGCCAATTAACACCTATACAAACCGGCTTGTTGCAGCTATTTCAGCAACACAAATTTACCCTTACTAAAGATGAGGTAAGCAAGTATGCCAAGAGTCATAAGCTCCTAAAGAATAAATTAATAGAAAGCATCAATGACGCCTGTCAGGAGCTGCTGGATGATGTATTAATCGAGGAGACGGGAGAGGGCTATGAAGTACTTGAAAAATATTACCACAAAATTATCCTTGTATGA
- a CDS encoding bifunctional aconitate hydratase 2/2-methylisocitrate dehydratase, giving the protein MSRYNEYLKEIEERKGQELHPKPIDGAELLNEIIEQIRDLANVHRKDSLNFFIYNVLPGTTSAAGVKAKFLKEIILGTAKVEEITPAFAFELLSHMKGGPSIEVLLDLALGNDAAIAKEAAKVLKTQVFLYDADTDRLKEAFKNENPIAREIIESYAQAEFFTKLPEVPEEIKVVTFIAGEGDISTDLLSPGNQAHSRSDRELHGKCMITPAAQAEIKKLQAEHPDKSVMLIADKGTMGVGSSRMSGVNNVALWTGKQASPYVPFVNIAPIVGGTNGISPIFLTTVDVTGGIGIDLKNWVKKVDENGKLIRNEAGEHILEEVYSVATGTVLTINTKKKKLYNGDKELIDISKALTPQKMEFIRAGGSYAIVFGKKIQTIAAKLLNIEIPPVFAQPKEISHEGQGLTAVEKIFNRNAVGTTPGKVLHAGSDVRVEVNIVGSQDTTGLMTAQELESMAATVISPIVDGAYQSGCHTASVWDKKAQANIPKLMKFMNEFGLITARDPKGEYHSMTDVIHKVLNDITVDEWAIIIGGDSHTRMSKGVAFGADSGTVALALATGEASMPIPESVKVTFKGEMKDHMDFRDVVHATQAQMLQKFAGENVFQGRVIEVHIGTLPADQAFTFTDWTAEMKAKASICISEDDTLIQSLEIAKGRIQIMIDKGMDNSRQVLQGLINRADKRIAEIKSGEKPALTPDENAKYYAEVVIDLDAIVEPMIADPDVNNDDVAKRYTHDTIRALSYYSGEKKVDLGFVGSCMVHKGDLKIVSQMLRNLENQNGKVEFNAPLVVAAPTYNIIDELQVEGDWEILQKYSGFEFNDNAPKGAARTEYENMMYLERPGCNLCMGNQEKAAKGDTVMATSTRLFQGRVVEDSDRKKGESLLASTPVVVLSAILGRIPNMEEYKAAVVGIDLTKFAPPLKNMTTTATRTDSLSY; this is encoded by the coding sequence ATGAGCCGTTATAATGAATATCTTAAGGAAATAGAAGAAAGAAAAGGTCAGGAACTGCATCCAAAGCCGATTGATGGTGCCGAATTGTTAAATGAAATCATCGAACAAATTAGAGATCTGGCAAATGTGCACCGGAAAGATTCTCTTAATTTCTTCATTTATAATGTGTTACCAGGAACCACGAGTGCAGCTGGTGTAAAAGCTAAGTTTTTAAAGGAGATCATCCTTGGAACAGCTAAAGTAGAAGAAATTACACCTGCTTTTGCTTTTGAGTTGTTATCCCACATGAAAGGAGGTCCTTCCATTGAAGTGCTGCTGGATCTGGCCCTGGGTAATGACGCGGCGATTGCAAAAGAAGCTGCTAAGGTGCTCAAAACACAGGTTTTCCTGTACGATGCGGACACAGACCGCCTGAAAGAGGCATTCAAAAATGAAAATCCGATAGCGAGAGAGATCATTGAAAGTTACGCTCAGGCTGAGTTTTTCACAAAACTGCCTGAAGTACCTGAAGAAATTAAGGTAGTGACTTTCATCGCTGGTGAAGGTGATATTTCGACTGACTTGCTCTCTCCTGGCAACCAGGCGCATTCCAGATCTGACCGCGAACTGCATGGTAAATGCATGATCACCCCTGCAGCACAGGCTGAAATCAAGAAATTACAGGCAGAACACCCTGACAAGAGTGTGATGCTGATTGCTGATAAAGGTACCATGGGTGTAGGTTCATCAAGGATGTCCGGCGTAAACAACGTGGCACTCTGGACAGGCAAACAGGCAAGTCCTTATGTTCCATTTGTTAACATTGCCCCTATTGTAGGTGGTACTAATGGTATCTCCCCTATCTTCCTCACGACTGTTGATGTTACCGGTGGTATCGGTATTGACCTCAAAAACTGGGTAAAAAAGGTAGACGAAAATGGTAAACTGATTCGTAATGAAGCTGGTGAACATATTCTCGAAGAAGTATACTCTGTGGCTACCGGCACCGTACTGACAATCAACACAAAGAAGAAGAAACTTTATAACGGCGATAAAGAACTGATTGACATTTCCAAGGCACTGACGCCGCAGAAAATGGAATTTATCAGGGCTGGCGGATCATATGCGATCGTATTTGGTAAAAAGATCCAGACTATCGCCGCAAAACTCCTGAACATCGAAATTCCCCCTGTATTCGCTCAGCCAAAAGAAATTTCTCACGAAGGTCAGGGTCTGACAGCAGTAGAGAAAATTTTTAACAGAAATGCCGTTGGCACAACTCCAGGTAAAGTATTACATGCTGGTTCAGATGTTCGCGTAGAAGTGAACATCGTAGGTTCTCAGGATACGACTGGTCTGATGACTGCTCAGGAACTGGAATCTATGGCAGCAACCGTGATTTCGCCAATTGTGGATGGCGCCTACCAGTCAGGCTGTCACACCGCTTCCGTATGGGATAAAAAGGCACAGGCAAACATTCCAAAACTCATGAAATTCATGAACGAATTTGGTCTGATCACTGCCCGTGACCCGAAAGGCGAATATCACTCCATGACAGACGTTATTCACAAAGTACTGAACGATATTACGGTAGACGAGTGGGCAATCATCATCGGTGGTGACTCCCACACAAGAATGTCCAAAGGTGTTGCCTTTGGTGCTGACTCAGGTACCGTTGCCCTCGCACTGGCTACAGGTGAAGCATCCATGCCTATTCCGGAATCAGTGAAAGTAACCTTCAAAGGAGAAATGAAGGATCACATGGATTTCCGTGATGTGGTACATGCTACACAGGCACAGATGCTGCAGAAATTTGCAGGAGAGAACGTTTTCCAGGGCAGAGTCATTGAAGTGCATATCGGAACACTCCCTGCTGACCAGGCATTCACCTTCACCGACTGGACTGCAGAAATGAAAGCAAAAGCTTCCATCTGTATTTCTGAAGATGATACCCTGATCCAATCACTGGAAATTGCTAAAGGCAGAATCCAGATCATGATTGATAAGGGTATGGACAACAGCAGACAAGTACTGCAGGGCCTGATCAACAGAGCTGATAAGAGAATCGCAGAAATTAAATCAGGTGAGAAACCAGCTTTAACGCCCGACGAGAACGCAAAATATTATGCAGAAGTTGTAATTGACCTGGATGCTATCGTTGAACCAATGATCGCGGATCCGGATGTTAATAACGATGATGTTGCAAAACGATATACCCATGATACCATTCGTGCGCTCTCATACTACAGCGGCGAGAAAAAAGTAGATCTTGGTTTCGTTGGATCTTGCATGGTACACAAAGGTGACCTGAAAATTGTTTCTCAGATGCTCAGAAATCTGGAAAATCAGAATGGCAAAGTTGAGTTCAATGCACCACTTGTAGTGGCAGCACCAACCTACAATATCATTGATGAACTGCAGGTAGAAGGAGATTGGGAAATACTTCAGAAATATTCTGGTTTTGAATTCAACGACAATGCTCCAAAAGGCGCTGCTCGTACCGAATACGAAAACATGATGTATCTTGAGCGTCCAGGTTGTAACCTTTGTATGGGTAACCAGGAGAAAGCAGCTAAAGGTGATACCGTAATGGCTACCTCTACGCGTCTTTTCCAGGGAAGAGTCGTTGAAGATTCTGATCGCAAAAAAGGTGAATCCCTGCTTGCATCTACACCAGTAGTTGTTCTTTCTGCCATCCTTGGAAGAATTCCTAATATGGAAGAATATAAAGCAGCAGTAGTAGGTATCGATCTGACGAAGTTCGCGCCTCCGCTGAAAAACATGACTACAACCGCAACACGTACAGACAGTCTGTCTTACTAA
- a CDS encoding nitroreductase family protein, protein MQANIYTFVLLAIYKQKYKIIRKPKIRVMSLVKSFEWRYATKKYDTARKVDPAVLADLTETVRLAPSSFGLQPYKFLLIEDKAKLEEISRAAHGQPQITTGAHVMVLAVETDIDEKTVASYIDKAAIARQTERKNLEAREQFVNTVLSKLDYNQRIVWAEKQAFLAVGVFVSAAAEAGIDGVEVFYQTVKQDDPNTLVFFEVFKSQQALKDHLAADYTQAFFAGVKDKLAGKPASKILKEL, encoded by the coding sequence TTGCAAGCAAATATCTATACCTTTGTTTTACTTGCAATTTACAAGCAAAAATACAAAATAATACGCAAACCTAAAATTAGAGTGATGTCATTAGTTAAGTCATTTGAATGGCGTTATGCGACAAAAAAGTATGATACCGCCAGAAAAGTCGACCCTGCGGTGCTGGCTGATCTGACTGAAACAGTGCGGCTGGCGCCGTCTTCCTTTGGCCTGCAGCCCTATAAATTCCTTTTAATTGAAGACAAGGCGAAGCTGGAAGAAATTAGCCGGGCAGCCCATGGCCAGCCGCAAATTACAACAGGTGCACATGTAATGGTACTGGCGGTAGAAACGGATATAGATGAAAAAACAGTGGCTAGTTATATCGACAAGGCGGCTATTGCCCGGCAAACCGAACGCAAAAATCTTGAAGCACGCGAACAGTTTGTGAACACCGTGCTAAGCAAGCTGGATTATAACCAGCGCATTGTATGGGCAGAGAAGCAAGCTTTTCTAGCCGTAGGAGTATTCGTAAGCGCTGCCGCTGAGGCAGGTATCGATGGCGTAGAAGTGTTCTACCAAACAGTTAAACAGGACGATCCAAATACACTGGTATTCTTTGAAGTATTCAAATCCCAGCAAGCGCTGAAGGATCATCTGGCCGCAGATTACACCCAGGCATTTTTTGCAGGCGTCAAAGATAAGCTGGCAGGCAAGCCTGCATCTAAAATTTTAAAAGAATTATAG
- a CDS encoding winged helix-turn-helix transcriptional regulator, producing the protein MKKIEPRSGCPISFTLDFLGDKWTLLILRDMVVGGKSSYGDFLSSNEKIATNVLADKLNKLEEYGFVTKKVSAEKKNKFLFTLTKKAIDLVPIIMEMTIWGSTYNPPGNPELLKALTEDKEGTIRQYQQKLVQVLDAGAKV; encoded by the coding sequence ATGAAGAAAATTGAACCACGGTCTGGGTGCCCGATTAGCTTCACGCTGGATTTTCTAGGGGATAAATGGACACTGTTGATTCTGCGCGATATGGTAGTTGGTGGTAAAAGCAGCTATGGCGATTTCCTGAGTTCCAATGAGAAGATTGCGACCAATGTGTTGGCAGATAAGTTGAATAAGCTGGAAGAGTATGGGTTTGTAACAAAGAAGGTGTCGGCTGAAAAAAAGAATAAGTTCCTGTTCACGTTAACTAAAAAGGCAATTGACCTGGTTCCGATTATTATGGAGATGACGATCTGGGGGTCTACCTATAATCCGCCGGGTAACCCGGAGCTGTTAAAAGCGCTGACTGAAGATAAAGAAGGCACGATCAGGCAATACCAGCAAAAGCTTGTCCAGGTATTAGATGCGGGCGCGAAGGTCTAA